A single region of the Pseudomonas sp. B21-023 genome encodes:
- the mksB gene encoding Mks condensin complex protein MksB produces the protein MIEPKRVLRALAEHWALIEPLCERFDQGTLSLVELRQQLARQQVESTPQDITQLLDVWIRLDILVPVAKSPNRFELNAQIHDFLAYLRREHRLGLCLEIEAYLRHLERLAGHIQDAFDNRDSDDLARQLRLLDMRVRDVLKKLDNDEQALVAVAERAKTSNRQIPLRQRYAEVLATWDEYVEPMIQLVNADGAFEQGVRKVETVLLRLLGEQARLGHLVDDDMLLRTHARILEMQTSAQLTLRHARELLLPLREEARRHNAVTRGAALALSVIRKKGIDAVPQAAMPMFTRPQSTFLGSASQVEAYVYALARFEPKPARFPKAHKTQKGPLPRAPRTVKEMLERCEDALPLPDLMVWLLEQEPEGATDELLYWFSRLSREKRFSRERLDRQQYLTREHLVSLRSFALTSSRDKPATTTESTASPTHAS, from the coding sequence ATGATCGAACCCAAGCGCGTCCTGCGCGCCCTAGCCGAACACTGGGCCTTGATCGAGCCGCTGTGCGAGCGCTTCGACCAGGGCACCCTGAGCCTGGTCGAGCTGCGCCAGCAACTGGCCCGCCAGCAGGTGGAAAGCACCCCGCAGGACATCACCCAGCTGCTTGACGTGTGGATCCGCCTGGACATCCTGGTCCCGGTGGCCAAAAGCCCCAACCGTTTCGAGCTCAACGCGCAGATCCACGACTTCCTCGCCTACCTGCGCCGCGAGCACCGGCTGGGCCTGTGCCTGGAGATCGAGGCCTACCTGCGCCACCTGGAGCGCCTGGCCGGGCATATCCAGGACGCCTTCGACAACCGCGACAGCGACGACCTGGCGCGCCAGCTGCGCCTGCTCGACATGCGCGTGCGCGATGTACTGAAGAAGCTCGACAACGACGAGCAGGCGCTGGTGGCAGTGGCCGAGCGGGCCAAAACCAGCAACCGCCAGATCCCTCTGCGCCAGCGCTACGCCGAAGTGCTGGCGACCTGGGACGAGTACGTCGAGCCGATGATCCAGCTGGTCAACGCCGATGGCGCCTTCGAGCAGGGCGTGCGCAAGGTCGAGACCGTGCTGCTGCGCCTGCTGGGCGAGCAGGCGCGCCTGGGCCACCTGGTCGACGACGACATGCTGCTGCGCACCCACGCGCGCATCCTCGAGATGCAGACCAGCGCCCAGCTGACCCTGCGCCACGCCCGCGAGCTGCTGCTGCCGCTGCGTGAGGAGGCGCGCCGGCACAACGCCGTGACCCGAGGCGCCGCCCTGGCCCTGTCGGTGATCCGCAAGAAGGGCATCGACGCCGTGCCGCAGGCGGCCATGCCGATGTTCACCCGCCCGCAGAGCACCTTCCTCGGCAGCGCCAGCCAGGTCGAGGCCTACGTTTACGCCCTGGCCCGCTTCGAGCCCAAGCCCGCGCGCTTCCCCAAGGCGCACAAGACGCAAAAGGGCCCGCTGCCCCGCGCCCCGCGCACGGTCAAGGAAATGCTCGAACGTTGCGAAGACGCCCTGCCGCTACCGGACCTGATGGTCTGGCTGCTGGAACAGGAGCCTGAAGGCGCCACCGACGAACTGCTGTACTGGTTCTCGCGCCTGTCGCGCGAGAAACGCTTCAGCCGCGAGCGCCTCGATCGCCAGCAATACCTCACCCGCGAACACCTGGTCAGCCTGCGTTCCTTCGCCCTGACCTCCAGCCGCGACAAGCCGGCGACCACGACCGAATCCACCGCGAGCCCCACCCATGCATCTTGA
- the mksE gene encoding Mks condensin complex protein MksE — MHLDLSELSQLAPIFRELFKGFHVSRRDPELYAQLSNFQDQYRTLFKALGFELVCDTRGFYYFVPEQAAAQVNKTAQRLSLFTFILVEHLADQGRDPMAVLDGGSIGRDELPSLLDKYRDLFLQAEVQTVDELEEKIMRRMSQLGFAHEEGGIYRFLPPMHRFLDVCLSVQQDRDLAATLHSDLPLPVPVLVVEETPEELNRTDDPLDLTPFDGEESEEDALARAIREEQQEIDA, encoded by the coding sequence ATGCATCTTGATCTTTCCGAACTGTCCCAGCTCGCGCCGATCTTCCGCGAGCTGTTCAAGGGCTTCCACGTCAGCCGCCGCGACCCGGAGCTGTACGCCCAGCTGTCGAACTTCCAGGACCAGTACCGCACCCTGTTCAAGGCCCTGGGCTTCGAGCTGGTGTGCGATACCCGCGGCTTCTACTACTTCGTCCCCGAGCAGGCCGCCGCGCAGGTCAACAAGACCGCCCAGCGCCTGTCGCTGTTCACTTTCATCCTGGTCGAGCACCTCGCCGACCAGGGACGTGACCCGATGGCCGTGCTCGACGGTGGCAGCATCGGCCGCGACGAACTGCCGTCGCTGCTGGACAAGTACCGCGACCTGTTCCTGCAGGCCGAGGTGCAGACCGTCGACGAGCTCGAAGAAAAGATCATGCGCCGCATGAGCCAGCTCGGCTTTGCCCACGAGGAAGGCGGCATCTACCGCTTCCTGCCGCCGATGCACCGTTTCCTCGACGTATGCCTGTCGGTCCAGCAGGACCGCGACCTGGCCGCCACCCTGCACAGCGACCTGCCGCTGCCGGTACCCGTGCTGGTGGTGGAAGAGACGCCCGAAGAACTCAACCGCACCGACGACCCGCTCGACCTCACCCCGTTCGACGGCGAGGAAAGCGAAGAGGATGCCCTGGCCCGGGCGATCCGCGAAGAGCAACAGGAGATTGACGCATGA
- the mksF gene encoding Mks condensin complex protein MksF has product MSQERYGIRRFALLNTAGYSLGLFPLEHPLSVYGANNLGKSASINALQFPILARMSDMSFGKYSLEQSRRFYFATDTSYILCELNLPHGPHVIGVVGRGPGGGFGHQFFAYQGELDLAHYQKDDTCLRQKELFTNLERHGLKAYELKPDELRRLLVGGHTSVPLDLTLIPLRSTSEQSLKTFRALFINLLHMREITAAKLKQLFLDAFEHSLRSGSVDYIAACEEAFRDVRRMEGDYNALVAAGPLVEALAGGVAQRDILRGKLHRISPLLDNLLGTWQEYAMARKEELVIQSEHYRGEQDRLQNDQRGGTQELMRLEREITGIQRWLGELSVLKHRFALVTDVKVLEQQLLAAKDAHDELAGALAQSRQFSAEDLDERVRDLEKRVKAVKQQLDHADNNSYARLREEFSQQDVDRLMRLFNGALFSLPMGDRGIELDDSDVWVKTLEGVLDRFKGERFEVPGLSIDISHIDPPALQALADRAALRDQKERLEKELKQLKTQQAVALDRAASKAQTEALYQQVLDAQKALEDFRRTETLAAEEPEKMEQLGQLEAAQDELKRSSDAFTERVQQLSAKLQLVGRQIADLEAKQRTLEDALRRRQLLPADLPFGTPFMEAIDDSMDNLLPLLNDYQDSWQALQRVDNQIEALYAQVRLKGVAKFDSEDDMERRLQLLINAYSHRTEEALTLAKARRAAVTDIARTLRNIRSDYDSLEHQLALFNREINKRQVSNLESFRVVLAPNKEALKHIDQIIHSAGQYEEGETLSVFDLTQSAEQDHKNEEAKEYLARLVAANHNQLGLKDLFELAFEITKINSQPVIHADIDGAASNGTTMTIKALTNMYLLLHLMDRDLAGRIRLPYYLDEAADIDERNQAALLETSQQLGFVPILASVKPQVSARVAIDLEGGSGPNGIYIDEADWKYISRRDEVKAIVREDEAEELA; this is encoded by the coding sequence ATGAGCCAGGAACGCTACGGCATCCGCCGCTTCGCACTGCTCAACACCGCTGGCTACAGCCTCGGCCTGTTCCCCCTGGAACACCCGCTGTCGGTCTATGGCGCAAACAACCTGGGTAAATCGGCGTCGATCAACGCACTGCAGTTCCCGATCCTGGCGCGCATGTCCGACATGAGCTTTGGCAAGTACAGCCTGGAGCAGTCACGCCGCTTCTACTTCGCCACCGACACCAGCTACATCCTCTGCGAGCTGAACCTACCCCACGGCCCGCACGTGATCGGCGTGGTCGGCCGCGGGCCGGGTGGCGGCTTCGGCCACCAGTTCTTCGCCTACCAGGGCGAACTGGACCTGGCCCACTACCAGAAAGACGATACCTGCCTGCGCCAGAAAGAGCTGTTCACCAACCTCGAGCGCCATGGCCTGAAGGCCTACGAGCTCAAGCCGGACGAACTGCGCCGGCTGCTGGTCGGCGGCCACACCTCGGTGCCGCTGGACCTGACCTTGATCCCGCTGCGCTCGACCAGCGAACAGAGCCTGAAGACCTTCCGCGCGCTGTTCATCAACCTGCTGCACATGCGCGAAATCACCGCCGCCAAGCTCAAGCAGCTGTTCCTCGACGCCTTCGAACACAGCCTGCGTTCAGGTAGCGTCGACTACATCGCCGCCTGTGAAGAGGCGTTCCGCGACGTGCGCCGCATGGAGGGCGACTACAACGCCCTGGTGGCTGCCGGCCCGCTGGTCGAGGCCCTGGCCGGCGGCGTGGCCCAGCGCGACATCCTGCGCGGCAAGCTGCACCGCATCTCGCCGCTGCTCGACAACCTGCTGGGCACCTGGCAGGAATACGCCATGGCGCGCAAGGAAGAGCTGGTAATCCAATCCGAGCACTACCGCGGCGAGCAGGACCGCCTGCAGAACGACCAGCGCGGCGGCACCCAGGAGCTGATGCGCCTGGAGCGCGAGATCACCGGTATCCAGCGCTGGCTGGGCGAGCTGTCGGTGCTCAAGCACCGCTTCGCCCTGGTCACCGACGTCAAGGTACTGGAGCAGCAGCTGCTGGCCGCCAAGGACGCCCACGATGAACTGGCCGGCGCCCTGGCCCAGTCGCGGCAGTTCTCCGCCGAAGACCTCGACGAGCGCGTGCGCGACCTGGAAAAACGCGTCAAGGCGGTCAAGCAGCAGCTCGACCACGCCGACAACAACAGCTACGCCCGCCTGCGCGAAGAGTTCTCGCAGCAGGACGTGGACCGCCTGATGCGCCTGTTCAACGGCGCGCTGTTCAGCCTGCCGATGGGTGACCGCGGCATCGAGCTGGACGACAGCGACGTGTGGGTGAAAACCCTGGAAGGCGTGCTCGACCGCTTCAAGGGCGAGCGCTTCGAAGTGCCAGGCCTGTCCATCGACATCTCGCACATTGACCCACCCGCGTTGCAGGCCTTGGCCGACCGCGCCGCCCTGCGCGACCAGAAGGAACGCCTGGAGAAAGAGCTCAAGCAGCTCAAGACCCAGCAAGCCGTGGCCCTCGACCGCGCCGCCAGCAAGGCGCAGACCGAGGCGCTGTACCAACAGGTGCTGGACGCGCAGAAGGCCCTGGAGGACTTCCGCCGCACCGAAACCCTGGCCGCCGAAGAGCCAGAAAAAATGGAGCAGCTGGGCCAGCTGGAAGCGGCCCAGGACGAGCTCAAGCGCTCCAGCGACGCCTTCACCGAGCGCGTCCAGCAGCTGTCGGCCAAGTTGCAACTGGTGGGCCGACAGATCGCCGACCTGGAAGCCAAGCAGCGCACCCTGGAAGACGCCCTGCGCCGTCGCCAACTGCTGCCGGCCGACCTGCCGTTCGGCACGCCGTTCATGGAGGCGATCGACGACTCCATGGACAACCTGCTGCCGCTGCTCAACGACTACCAGGACAGCTGGCAGGCCCTGCAGCGCGTGGACAACCAGATCGAGGCGCTGTACGCCCAGGTGCGCCTGAAGGGCGTGGCCAAGTTCGACAGCGAAGACGACATGGAACGCCGCCTGCAGCTGCTGATCAACGCCTACTCGCACCGCACCGAGGAAGCGCTGACCCTGGCCAAGGCCCGCCGCGCCGCGGTCACCGACATTGCCCGGACCCTGCGCAACATCCGCAGCGACTACGACAGCCTCGAGCACCAGCTGGCGCTGTTCAATCGCGAGATCAACAAGCGCCAGGTGTCGAACCTGGAGAGCTTCCGCGTGGTGCTGGCACCGAACAAGGAAGCGCTCAAGCACATCGACCAGATCATCCACAGCGCCGGCCAGTACGAGGAAGGCGAGACCCTGTCGGTGTTCGACCTGACCCAGAGCGCCGAGCAGGATCACAAGAACGAAGAGGCCAAGGAGTACCTGGCGCGGCTGGTGGCGGCCAACCACAACCAGCTGGGCCTGAAAGACCTGTTCGAACTGGCCTTCGAGATCACCAAGATCAACAGCCAGCCGGTGATCCACGCCGACATCGATGGCGCCGCGTCCAACGGCACCACCATGACCATCAAGGCGCTGACCAACATGTATCTGTTGCTGCACCTGATGGACCGCGACCTGGCCGGGCGCATTCGCCTGCCGTACTACCTCGACGAAGCGGCGGACATCGACGAACGCAACCAGGCCGCGTTGCTGGAGACCAGCCAGCAGCTGGGCTTCGTGCCGATCCTGGCGAGCGTGAAGCCGCAGGTGTCGGCGCGGGTGGCGATCGACCTGGAAGGTGGTAGCGGGCCGAACGGCATCTACATCGACGAGGCGGACTGGAAGTACATCAGCCGTCGCGACGAGGTGAAGGCGATCGTGCGTGAGGATGAGGCCGAGGAGTTGGCCTGA
- a CDS encoding CreA family protein, with the protein MQVLKGLIAAAALALPMLAEAEEIGQVSTVFKFVGPNDRIVVEAFDDPKVDGVTCYLSRAKTGGLKGGLGLAEDRAEASIACRQVGPIHFKGELKDGEEVFKERTSLVFKTMQVVRFLDKKRNTLVYLVYSDRVIEGSPQNAVTAIPIVPWAQQ; encoded by the coding sequence ATGCAAGTGCTTAAAGGATTGATTGCCGCCGCCGCGCTGGCGCTGCCGATGCTGGCCGAGGCCGAGGAAATCGGCCAGGTGTCCACTGTGTTCAAGTTCGTCGGGCCGAATGACCGCATCGTCGTCGAGGCGTTCGACGACCCGAAGGTCGATGGCGTGACTTGCTACCTGTCGCGGGCCAAGACCGGCGGCCTGAAAGGTGGGTTGGGTCTGGCCGAGGACCGTGCCGAAGCGTCGATTGCCTGCCGTCAGGTCGGGCCGATCCACTTCAAGGGTGAGCTCAAGGATGGCGAGGAGGTGTTCAAGGAACGCACCTCGCTGGTGTTCAAGACCATGCAGGTGGTGCGTTTTCTCGACAAGAAGCGCAATACGTTGGTGTACCTCGTGTACAGCGACCGCGTGATCGAAGGCAGCCCGCAGAATGCGGTGACGGCGATTCCGATCGTGCCTTGGGCTCAACAGTAA
- the proB gene encoding glutamate 5-kinase, translating into MRSKVTGAKRWVVKIGSALLTADGKGLDRGAMAVWVEQMVALREAGVELVLVSSGAVAAGMSQLGWTTRPSAMNELQAAASLGQMRLVQAWESSFGEHGKHTAQILLTHDDLSDRKRYLNARSTLRTLVDLGVVPVINENDTVVTDEIRFGDNDTLAALVANLVEADLLVILTDRDGMFDADPRNNPEAQLIYEARADDPSLDAVAGGTGGALGRGGMQTKLRAARLAARSGAHTIIIGGRIERVLDRLKAGERLGTLLSPERGMLAARKQWLAGHLQTRGTLVLDAGAVKALRESSKSLLPVGVKTVQGSFRRGEMVVCVGPDGLEVARGLANYSALEAQKIIGQPSDAIESLLGYSAEPELVHRDNLVLV; encoded by the coding sequence ATGCGAAGCAAGGTGACTGGCGCCAAGCGCTGGGTCGTGAAGATCGGCAGCGCGCTGCTGACCGCCGACGGCAAGGGCCTCGACCGGGGCGCCATGGCGGTTTGGGTCGAGCAGATGGTGGCCCTGCGTGAAGCGGGCGTGGAACTGGTGCTGGTCTCCTCCGGGGCCGTGGCGGCGGGCATGAGCCAGCTGGGCTGGACCACGCGACCGAGCGCGATGAACGAGCTGCAGGCCGCCGCCTCGCTCGGCCAGATGCGCCTGGTGCAGGCCTGGGAGTCGAGCTTCGGCGAGCACGGCAAGCACACCGCGCAGATCCTGCTGACCCACGACGACCTTTCCGACCGCAAGCGTTACCTCAACGCCCGTAGCACCCTGCGTACCCTGGTCGACCTGGGCGTGGTGCCGGTGATCAACGAGAACGATACCGTGGTCACCGACGAAATCCGCTTTGGCGACAACGACACCCTGGCGGCGCTGGTGGCCAACCTGGTTGAAGCCGACCTGCTGGTGATCCTCACTGACCGTGACGGCATGTTCGACGCCGATCCGCGTAACAACCCCGAAGCCCAGCTGATCTACGAAGCCCGCGCCGACGACCCGTCGCTGGACGCCGTGGCCGGCGGCACCGGCGGCGCCCTGGGCCGTGGCGGCATGCAGACCAAGCTGCGCGCCGCGCGCCTGGCCGCCCGTTCCGGTGCGCACACCATCATCATCGGTGGTCGTATCGAGCGCGTGCTCGACCGTCTGAAGGCCGGCGAGCGCCTGGGCACCCTGCTGTCGCCCGAGCGTGGCATGCTCGCCGCGCGCAAGCAGTGGCTGGCCGGCCATCTGCAGACCCGCGGCACCCTGGTGCTCGACGCTGGCGCCGTAAAGGCCCTGCGCGAATCGAGCAAGAGCCTGCTGCCGGTCGGCGTGAAGACCGTGCAAGGCAGCTTCCGCCGTGGCGAGATGGTGGTCTGCGTCGGCCCCGACGGCCTGGAAGTGGCCCGTGGCCTGGCCAACTACAGCGCCCTGGAAGCGCAGAAGATAATCGGCCAGCCGTCCGATGCCATCGAGAGCCTGTTGGGCTACAGCGCCGAGCCTGAGCTGGTGCACCGCGACAACCTGGTGTTGGTCTGA
- the cgtA gene encoding Obg family GTPase CgtA has translation MKFVDEVSIRVKAGDGGNGCMSFRREKFIENGGPNGGDGGDGGSVYMVADENLNTLVDYRYTRHHEAQRGQNGGSTDCTGKKGEDLFLRVPVGTTVIDASTQEVIGDLVTPGQKLMVAQGGWHGLGNTRFKSSTNRAPRQTTPGKPGDQRDLKMEMKVLADVGLLGLPNAGKSTFIRSVSAAKPKVADYPFTTLVPNLGVVSVDRWKSFVIADIPGLIEGASEGAGLGIRFLKHLARTRVLLHLVDLAPLDGSSPADAAEVIINELAQFSPALVDRERWLVLNKADMIMDDERDERVKEVVERLNWDGPVYVISAIAKQGTEKLSHDLMRYLEDRADRLANDPAYAAELAELDQRIEDEARAQLQALDDARTLRRTGVKSVHDIGDDDDWDDFEDDEDGPEIIYVRD, from the coding sequence ATGAAGTTTGTAGACGAAGTATCGATCCGGGTAAAAGCCGGTGACGGCGGCAACGGTTGCATGAGCTTCCGCCGCGAGAAATTCATCGAGAACGGTGGCCCCAACGGCGGCGACGGCGGTGACGGCGGCTCGGTGTACATGGTGGCCGACGAGAACCTCAACACCCTCGTCGACTACCGCTATACCCGCCACCACGAGGCCCAGCGCGGCCAGAACGGCGGCAGCACCGATTGCACCGGCAAGAAAGGCGAGGACCTGTTCCTGCGCGTGCCGGTCGGCACCACCGTGATCGACGCCTCCACCCAGGAAGTGATCGGTGACCTGGTCACTCCTGGCCAGAAGCTGATGGTCGCCCAAGGCGGCTGGCACGGCCTGGGCAACACCCGTTTCAAGTCGAGCACCAACCGTGCGCCGCGCCAGACCACTCCAGGCAAGCCGGGCGACCAGCGCGACCTGAAGATGGAAATGAAAGTCCTGGCCGACGTCGGTCTGCTGGGCCTGCCGAACGCCGGCAAGAGCACCTTCATCCGCTCGGTCTCGGCTGCCAAGCCGAAGGTCGCCGACTACCCGTTCACCACCTTGGTGCCGAACCTGGGCGTGGTCAGCGTCGATCGTTGGAAGAGCTTCGTTATCGCCGACATCCCCGGCCTGATCGAAGGCGCCTCCGAAGGCGCGGGCCTGGGTATCCGCTTCCTCAAGCACCTGGCCCGTACCCGCGTGCTGCTGCACCTGGTCGACCTGGCGCCGCTGGATGGCAGCAGCCCGGCCGACGCCGCCGAGGTGATCATCAACGAGCTGGCGCAGTTCAGCCCGGCGCTGGTCGACCGTGAGCGCTGGCTGGTGCTGAACAAGGCCGACATGATCATGGACGACGAGCGTGACGAGCGCGTCAAGGAAGTGGTCGAGCGCCTGAACTGGGATGGCCCGGTGTACGTGATCTCGGCTATCGCCAAGCAGGGCACCGAGAAGCTCAGCCATGACCTGATGCGCTATCTCGAAGACCGCGCCGACCGCCTGGCCAACGACCCGGCCTACGCCGCAGAGCTGGCCGAGCTCGACCAGCGTATCGAAGACGAAGCCCGTGCCCAGCTGCAGGCCCTGGACGACGCCCGCACCCTGCGTCGCACCGGCGTCAAGAGCGTGCACGACATCGGCGACGATGACGACTGGGATGATTTCGAGGACGACGAAGACGGCCCGGAAATCATTTACGTGCGCGACTGA
- the rpmA gene encoding 50S ribosomal protein L27 yields MAHKKAGGSTRNGRDSESKRLGVKMYGGQVIKPGNIIVRQRGTEFHAGYGVGMGKDHTLFAKIEGVIKFEKKGEFMRRYVSIVAA; encoded by the coding sequence ATGGCTCACAAGAAGGCTGGTGGTAGTACTCGTAACGGTCGCGACTCAGAATCGAAACGCCTTGGCGTGAAGATGTATGGCGGTCAGGTCATCAAGCCTGGCAACATCATCGTCCGTCAGCGCGGCACCGAATTCCACGCTGGCTACGGCGTTGGCATGGGCAAGGATCACACCCTGTTCGCCAAGATCGAAGGCGTGATCAAGTTCGAGAAGAAAGGCGAGTTCATGCGCCGTTACGTGAGCATCGTCGCCGCTTAA
- the rplU gene encoding 50S ribosomal protein L21 encodes MSYAVIVTGGKQYKVAEGEFLKIEKLEVATGESVTFDRVLLVANGEEVTIGAPVVAGAKVVAEVVSQGRHDKVRIIKFRRRKHHMKRMGHRQWFTEIKITGIQA; translated from the coding sequence ATGTCTTACGCAGTAATCGTTACCGGCGGCAAGCAGTACAAAGTCGCTGAAGGTGAATTCCTCAAGATCGAGAAACTGGAAGTCGCCACTGGCGAATCCGTGACCTTCGATCGCGTTCTGCTGGTCGCCAACGGTGAAGAAGTCACCATCGGTGCTCCAGTTGTTGCTGGTGCTAAAGTAGTGGCCGAAGTCGTTTCGCAAGGCCGCCACGACAAGGTTCGCATCATCAAGTTCCGTCGTCGTAAGCACCACATGAAGCGCATGGGCCACCGCCAGTGGTTCACCGAAATCAAAATCACCGGTATCCAGGCTTAA
- a CDS encoding polyprenyl synthetase family protein, with protein MQPQTFYRAVADDFSAVDEIIKKQLTSRVPLVSKIGDYITSAGGKRLRPLLVLLCGKALGREGDDLRLLAATIEFLHTATLLHDDVVDMSGMRRGRSTANALWGNAPSVLVGDFLYSRSFEMMVELGSMPVMQILSKATRVIAEGEVLQLSRVRDASTTEEIYMDVIRGKTAMLFEASTHSAAALAGATDAQREALRTFGDHLGVAFQLVDDLLDYKGDSETLGKNVGDDLAEGKPTLPLIYTMREGTAEQAALVRQAIQKGGLEDLEQIRIAVEASGALDYTAQMARDYVARAIACLEVLPASEYRDALVELSEFAVARTH; from the coding sequence ATGCAACCCCAAACCTTCTACCGCGCGGTAGCTGATGACTTCAGCGCCGTCGACGAGATCATCAAGAAGCAGCTGACCTCGCGCGTGCCGCTGGTATCGAAGATCGGCGACTATATTACGTCCGCCGGCGGCAAACGCCTGCGCCCACTGCTGGTGCTGCTGTGCGGCAAGGCCCTGGGGCGCGAGGGCGACGACCTGCGCCTGCTGGCGGCGACCATCGAGTTCCTGCACACCGCCACCCTGCTGCACGACGACGTGGTCGACATGTCCGGCATGCGCCGTGGCCGCTCCACCGCCAATGCCCTGTGGGGCAACGCGCCGAGCGTGCTGGTGGGCGACTTCCTCTATTCGCGCTCGTTCGAAATGATGGTCGAGCTGGGCTCGATGCCGGTCATGCAGATCCTCTCCAAGGCCACCCGGGTGATCGCCGAAGGTGAAGTGCTGCAGCTGTCGCGCGTGCGTGATGCCAGCACCACCGAGGAAATCTACATGGACGTCATCCGCGGCAAGACCGCGATGCTGTTCGAAGCCTCGACCCACAGTGCCGCGGCCCTGGCCGGCGCCACGGACGCGCAGCGCGAAGCCCTGCGCACCTTCGGCGACCACCTGGGGGTGGCCTTCCAGCTGGTCGACGACCTGCTCGACTACAAGGGCGACTCCGAGACCCTGGGCAAGAACGTCGGTGACGACCTGGCCGAAGGCAAGCCGACCCTGCCGCTGATCTACACCATGCGCGAAGGTACCGCGGAGCAAGCCGCGCTGGTGCGCCAGGCGATCCAGAAGGGTGGCCTGGAGGACCTGGAGCAGATCCGCATCGCCGTCGAGGCGTCCGGCGCCCTGGACTACACCGCGCAGATGGCCCGCGACTACGTCGCCCGCGCCATTGCCTGCCTGGAAGTGCTGCCGGCCAGCGAGTACCGGGATGCACTGGTAGAGCTGAGCGAGTTTGCAGTAGCGCGTACGCACTGA
- a CDS encoding zinc ribbon domain-containing protein YjdM has translation MSTLPPCPQCNSEYTYEDGTQLICPECAHEWSANGEAEAASDDVVKKDSVGNVLQDGDTVTVIKDLKVKGSSLVVKVGTKVKNIRLCDGDHDIDCKIDGIGAMKLKSEFVRKV, from the coding sequence GTGAGCACTCTGCCACCCTGCCCCCAATGCAACTCCGAATACACCTATGAGGATGGCACCCAACTGATCTGCCCCGAATGCGCCCACGAGTGGTCGGCCAACGGCGAAGCCGAAGCCGCCAGCGACGACGTGGTGAAAAAGGATTCGGTCGGCAACGTCCTGCAGGACGGCGACACCGTTACCGTGATCAAGGATCTCAAGGTCAAGGGTTCGTCCCTGGTGGTCAAGGTCGGCACCAAGGTCAAGAACATCCGTCTGTGCGACGGCGACCACGACATCGACTGCAAGATCGACGGTATCGGCGCGATGAAACTCAAGTCCGAGTTCGTGCGCAAGGTCTGA
- a CDS encoding FKBP-type peptidyl-prolyl cis-trans isomerase: MSELILSTDESRVSYGIGRQLGGQLRDNPPPGVNLDAIVAGLTDAFNGTDSRVSEEDLSAAFKVIREVMQAEAAAKAEAAAAAGKEFLADNAKREGIVTLASGLQYEVLTAGDGAKPSREDNVRTHYHGTLIDGTVFDSSYDRGQPAEFPVGGVIAGWTEALQLMNAGSKWRLYVPSELAYGAQGVGSIPPHSTLVFDVELLDVL; encoded by the coding sequence ATGTCCGAACTCATCCTGTCCACCGACGAATCCCGCGTCAGCTACGGCATCGGCCGTCAGCTGGGTGGCCAGCTGCGCGACAACCCGCCACCGGGCGTCAACCTGGACGCCATCGTCGCCGGCCTGACCGACGCCTTCAACGGCACCGACAGCCGTGTCAGCGAAGAAGACCTGTCGGCGGCCTTCAAGGTCATCCGTGAAGTGATGCAGGCCGAAGCTGCTGCCAAGGCCGAAGCCGCCGCTGCCGCCGGCAAGGAATTCCTGGCTGACAACGCCAAGCGTGAAGGCATCGTGACCCTGGCCTCGGGCCTGCAGTACGAAGTGCTGACCGCAGGCGACGGCGCCAAGCCGTCCCGCGAAGACAACGTGCGTACTCACTACCACGGCACCCTGATCGACGGCACCGTGTTCGACAGCTCCTACGATCGTGGCCAGCCTGCCGAATTCCCGGTTGGCGGCGTGATTGCCGGCTGGACCGAGGCCCTGCAACTGATGAACGCCGGCAGCAAATGGCGCCTGTACGTGCCGAGCGAACTGGCCTACGGCGCCCAGGGCGTCGGCAGCATCCCGCCGCACAGCACCCTGGTGTTCGACGTCGAGCTGCTCGACGTTCTGTAA
- a CDS encoding DUF6482 family protein, which yields MNLHQLNTEARAGHVDELNLIAIEGGDYLLEARVKGRAHPLDDPRGQRLRVHSVEDARLLLQSIPLLSLNLVHWSVQDEMCGMGTHPEEDLKVPISQRSAW from the coding sequence ATGAACCTGCATCAGCTCAATACCGAGGCCAGGGCTGGCCATGTCGACGAACTCAACCTGATCGCCATCGAAGGCGGTGATTACCTGCTCGAGGCCCGGGTCAAGGGCCGCGCCCACCCACTCGACGACCCGCGTGGTCAACGCTTGCGCGTGCATTCGGTCGAGGATGCGCGCCTGCTTCTGCAATCGATCCCCCTGCTGTCGCTGAACCTGGTGCACTGGTCCGTGCAGGACGAGATGTGCGGCATGGGCACGCACCCGGAAGAAGACCTCAAAGTCCCGATTTCCCAGCGTTCGGCCTGGTAG